In Sesamum indicum cultivar Zhongzhi No. 13 unplaced genomic scaffold, S_indicum_v1.0 scaffold00057, whole genome shotgun sequence, one DNA window encodes the following:
- the LOC105178776 gene encoding zinc finger CCCH domain-containing protein 18 — translation MDYSESTKMVFQRIQKLEPENVSKIIGYLLLKDFGELEMLRLAFSPEYIIQSLIQKVKQELSLTPKPSLSALVSAPQPKRSLGSNLPTKFTPFVPASSRSTWPPAALPAENSQLMSQVPIGQSVIQNLQYWPVAYSNSAAGGSSLGNQAQFLSLEDQLGSSCSLAGSDFHAQNYCMELAKHQVVNQKSSSSADVCPHLPESSMQICDNFRQGYCKYGGNCKYLHVLQMDNGYCMVLNPPTSDQSVNGSVKQLERELIELLKCRRGIPVSISSLPILYYDKYGKVLQAEGYFTEAHSKGKVGCLLTQLLAQMTSCIRLIDRPHGQQSIILGEDIPKYLKFIAERQEQESGGVGTCQVYLTFPPLSIFSEQDVDDYFSNYGPVREVRIPSQEKRMYGFVTFAYPETAALVLTKTNPHFIAGAQVLVKPYRHKPLVIERKTEEKAPHPIPNVPYFPDAESKSPPTPKPCQNKTSPKQQLIEEKEQLVELERKHVLETEATTSSSHNHASIIKNPSPPKEQYELQLDSLEDFPHIGYTGKGKVHDIKTSNKNQQSSEELNLPDSPFGD, via the exons ATGGATTATTCCGAGTCTACAAAGATGGTTTTTCAGAGGATTCAGAAGCTAGAACCTGAAAATGTGTCCAAGATTATCGGCTATCTCCTGTTAAAAGATTTCGGTGAGCTTGAAATGCTAAGGTTGGCCTTCAGCCCAGAATACATAATCCAGTCCTTGATCCAAAAAGTTAAGCAAGAACTCAGCTTAACTCCCAAACCGAGCTTGTCTGCTCTTGTTTCAGCTCCACAACCGAAACGCTCTTTAGGCTCCAATCTTCCTACAAAGTTCACTCCTTTTGTACCAGCTTCGTCTCGTTCTACTTGGCCGCCTGCAGCTCTTCCAGCTGAAAACAGCCAATTGATGTCTCAAGTCCCTATTGGCCAGTCTGTAATTCAAAACTTGCAATACTGGCCGGTGGCTTATTCGAATTCAGCAGCTGGAGGATCCAGTCTCGGGAATCAAGCTCAGTTCTTGTCTTTGGAAGATCAGTTGGGATCATCTTGTAGCTTGGCTGGTTCAGATTTCCATGCACAGAACTACTGCATGGAACTGGCAAAGCATCAGGTAGTCAATCAAAAGTCTTCGAGCTCAGCTGATGTCTGTCCACACTTACCTGAATCATCAATGCAGATCTGTGATAACTTTAGGCAGGGATATTGCAAGTACGGTGGCAACTGTAAGTACCTGCATGTACTCCAAATGGACAATGGTTACTGCATGGTTCTTAATCCCCCAACTTCAGATCAATCGGTGAATGGATCTGTTAAGCAGCTCGAGAGGGAACTGATTGAACTTTTGAAATGTAGAAGAGGAATTCCTGTTTCGATCTCTTCGCTGCCGATTCTGTACTATGATAAATACGGGAAGGTACTTCAGGCGGAGGGGTATTTCACAGAGGCTCATAGTAAAGGAAAAGTAGGTTGTCTCCTCACTCAACTTCTTGCTCAAATGACAAGCTGCATTCGACTGATTGACAG ACCACATGGGCAGCAATCTATTATTTTGGGAGAAGATATTCCTAAGTACCTGAAATTCATCGCAGAAAGACAGGAACAAGAGTCAGGTGGAGTTGGAACGTGCCAAGTTTATCTGACTTTCCCTCCGCTGAGCATATTTAGTGAGCAAGATGTCGACGACTATTTCAG CAATTACGGGCCTGTCCGAGAAGTTAGGATCCCTAGCCAAGAGAAGAGGATGTATGGATTCGTGACTTTTGCTTACCCGGAGACAGCCGCCCTCGTCCTGACAAAAACGAATCCTCACTTTATTGCTGGCGCACAAGTACTGGTGAAGCCTTATCGTCATAAACCACTGGTCATTGAGAG AAAGACGGAGGAGAAAGCCCCGCATCCAATTCCGAACGTTCCATACTTTCCAGATGCAGAATCCAAGAGCCCTCCAA CACCAAAACCGTGCCAAAACAAAACGTCGCCAAAGCAGCAGctaattgaagaaaaagaacagtTGGTAGAACTCGAGAGGAAGCATGTTTTGGAGACAGAAGCTACTACTTCTTCGAGCCATAATCATGCCTCGATCATCAAGAATCCGAGCCCTCCAAAAG AACAATATGAGCTTCAACTTGATTCTCTGGAAGATTTTCCACACATTGGTTACACCGGCAAAGGGAAAGTACATGACATCAAGACAAGCAACAAAAACCAGCAAAG TTCTGAAGAGCTAAATCTTCCAGACAGCCCGTTCGGGGATTAA